Genomic DNA from Desulfonema ishimotonii:
ATTTGACATGATGGAAATTTTCCTCCGTTTGAGACGTTTTTAGCTTTATTGTTAAACGGTTCAGGGAGCCGTCATTCTCCCTGTGTTCTGATGATGTTGCAGTGGGCAGCTTTGCTTTACCGGATGATCATGCAGCGTGTCCGCAGCGAGCCGGTGTGTGCCCGGCAGTCAGTGGCCTATATGGCACACTTTATAATCTCGTCGGCGATGGCCTGAAATACATCCGTAAGTTTCAGAATCCCGATGATTTCCTTATTTTCAAGAACCAGCAGGGATTGGTGGTTGCCCATGACCAGCTGGTGAATCGCCTCGTTCAGATTTTTACCGGCTTCGATATATTCACCTTCCTCAGGGGTGGTCATAAAGGATGTTACTTTCTGTTCGGCGGCTTTCCGGCAGATATCCTTCATGGGGGCTTCCCAAAGCCGGAGCTGCTCCAGCATGGCCCGCTGGAATTTTCGGGTAAATCCCAGTCCCAGTGATTTTTTATGGGTCAGCATTTCGTCATATTTGGGTTCAAGGGATCTCAGGATATCCAGCTGGCTGACCTTGCCGATAACTTTTTTATTCTCATCATAGATGAGAATGGCTCTGTGGGGGTATTTCTTCTGGCTGAACTGCTCCTGAGCCTGGCCCAGTGCCATGACGGCGTCGCTCAGCGTGGCATCCATAGAGACGGTTGCGTATTCCGAAAGCGGAATCATAAGGTCTTTAACGGTTGTTTTCAAAATAATCCTCCTGAATTAGGCGTTATTATATTTTTTATTTCAGCCGGTCCGTGTCTGGCTGTTTTATCTTTTTTCCAGATGCTGTGTCCGTTCTGCGCCGGTAAGCGTCTCTGATGCGGCTGATCAGGGATTCAATATCAAAGGGAACCAGAAAGTCATCAAAAGCCCCTAATTTCATTCCTTTAATGGAGAGCGC
This window encodes:
- a CDS encoding CBS domain-containing protein encodes the protein MKTTVKDLMIPLSEYATVSMDATLSDAVMALGQAQEQFSQKKYPHRAILIYDENKKVIGKVSQLDILRSLEPKYDEMLTHKKSLGLGFTRKFQRAMLEQLRLWEAPMKDICRKAAEQKVTSFMTTPEEGEYIEAGKNLNEAIHQLVMGNHQSLLVLENKEIIGILKLTDVFQAIADEIIKCAI